The genomic window ACCTTGCGCCGTTTCATCAGCGAGTCTTTGGTGTCGTTCAGGGAGAAGGCAACGCTCGTGCCACCAATGTCCTCGTCTGGCAGTCCACAAAACGCGTACGCCGAGTTCCCTTCGTCTTGAAGAGCTGTGCCGTGCGCACTGGTGTAGCTGCTTGTCACGCCGCAACTCTCGTCGTCAATAGTCACGGGCTCTGCCGAGGAAGCGGACTCTTCGTACCCCAAGTCGAGCACGATGCTCTTGTCAGGCGCAAAGGTGACCGCGCGAGACGCAGATCTACGACCggaggagaggtggcggTTGttgtcctgcagctgcgccaacaGGCCGTGTTGCGTCATCTCGTGCAGCTGGCTGTCCAGCTTGCGCATCGCCTTATTGCCCTCCACGACCCGCTTCGTCTCTACGTCGAAGTAACGCTCCGCCCGAGCAACACACtcgcgccggcgccgctccaCGTCCTGAAAGGCGTCTTGCACCCTCCTTCGCTCCTGCTCGAAGCTCTCCGCATCGCGCAGGATGTACTCAGTCCCCTGAAGCTGCGACTGCGCGTGCTGGGCCTGCGCTTCCACCTGCTGGAGGTGGTTGTGTAGCATGGCACACTGCTGTTCTCTCGCCATAATGTCCGGCCTCAAGTCGATCACAGGCTCCGTGTAGTAGCGCTCCTCGTTCTCGAGCATCTGCGCCCACCCGCGGCTGAGGTaaagctgctcctcctcttgccgCTTCCGTTCCACCtgcagctccaccagctTGGCTCGCAGCGCCATCTCCTCTTCAGCCATggccgcctcctcggcatcgATGGCGGCTACGCGAGCAGCCACGGGGTCGAGCGTAGGGTattgcggctgctgcagtggcggcggctggaAGCTCCACCTGCTCATCGCGTTGGCCTGCTGCAGGTACGAGGAGGGGTTGACGGGCTCTGCCACGTGTGCcatcgccagctgctgcgaggTGCCCTGAGAGTAGGGGTTCACCACCGAGGGCATGGCGTAGCCGGAGAGGCGTGAAGACGGCGTCGGCGCCGTGGTCATCGCAGTAGGAGCGCGATTAACAGAGCTGCGATCCACTGAGGGAAGCAGACTCGTACTGGTCCGTGGGAGCTCACTGGCTACGGTGGTGGGTGCTCCAGAGCCCATAGCGGCagcagggagggaggaggggatgcgCAGTCCCTCAACCTCCCTTGCTGGAACTGTGTAGTAGGACGGCGCGATGCCCTCGGGTCTACGGTAGtacagcggcggtgtggtgGACCGCAGCCCAGAGTACGGCTGAGCCGACATGAGAGTGTAAAAGAGCTGGGGTCGGTCGGGAAGAGTCTAGCTAGAGGAAAGGATGTCtagcggtggtgctgtgtcTGCGTTTACTTCGCAGGGgtgcaaagaagagagggggtttAAGTGCTGTCGATCAACAGCGGTCTATGTATGTTAGCttgcttgtttgcttgttcGGGGGTGCGTGCAGTGATGGGGCCGTGTACGGGCTCTTATGGAAGGTGACCACGCGAGAAGTCCCCAGACACGATGGGGCTGCGTCCTCgagaaagcggaggaggagaagagggggagaagagaacgcgaggtgtgtggtgggggaTGGTAggagcgggggaggggaagggaaagagtAGCAAGGTGTGGTGTTGGGCAACGGGAGCAGCCAGGCTATGCAGTGGCCATCCACACTGAGGGTGTGATGACCATCAgccggggggagggcgaagaTGCTGAGGTACAACAATAGCAGCTCCGGAGAGTAGGTGCACCGCGTAGTCATCGCGGTCCCACTTGCCCCGCACGCCCCATTCAGGCACGAGTCAGCTTTGCGTATCCACTACCGAAACAAACCAACAAGGACGGAACAAGAGGATAGGCCAGAGTAATAAATCGACAGCCCGTCACCACTGCACGCACAAACAGAagcggcgacggtgcccATGCCCGCTAAGCACGAAGCGACGATTATCACCATCAACACGGCAacgaaggagggagggggaggggagggggggggaggggtataGACAAAAGCGAACACAACTCTTCACTCCCTTCAAACAAAGCTGAGAGGGGCACACCCTCAGCGGGTCCACGCGCGAGACAAGAGAGGCTGAAACGGCACGCCTACGCAGACATACCCAAGAAGACGACAGCTAGGCCAAgtcagaggggggggggtggagatgATCAGGACCGCTACACAGATACTCACGTATACTAACAAGCACGGAGTAACTCCTGGTCGACCCCTCTGTAGGGAATCTATGGgtgatggagggggggagggacggTGGAGGACAGCGATCAAGAGCGCCGACACTCCTCTCTATACCCTCTCTCTacatacacatgcacacagTCACTCGAGCGTGACGCCACTTACTGACACGACATACACTTTTTGCCTGGCACGAGTTATCGTAGGATGGGGGAGTTGACCCTCACCCGTGTATTGTCCCTTCATGCACTCAGCTCTTCTttggttgctgctgcggcggcaacagccgTCACAGCAGCGCTTCTATGAAACAATCATGTGCATCACCGCAAGGAAATACCCAGTCAAGGAAAGACAAGAACAACACAGACAATGGAAAGGACACAGCAACACACCACAGTATGCTACGCCACTCATCGCAGCGAAAGGGCGAGGGCATGgcatgcacaggcacacccaTACCCCAAATCCCTAACCAGCGTGCTGCATCAATGGATGACCCGACGAGTCACAACGTCAAGGacgagggggtggggtggaggggaggggagtggaggggCAGTGGAGTCGGAGAAACAAaggtgcgcacacacatgcaaaTCTGTGGATTTGCCTTCGCCTCTTACCTCAAATGGCGAAAGACAAAGCGTGCTGTTAAGCTACGATTCATGGAGTCCAGTGCCCTCTTCATGTGCGCCGCGCTCGCCTCGTTCACCTCCATCAGCAGCCACCGTGGCCTCGACTTGAACCTCTGCACAAACGGGTGAGCCGCCCGCTTGTCGGTCTCCTCAAATGTGGGGAATGACGAGATGGTCAGCGTGCGCTCCTGCCAGTCGAATCGCAGCCCCACATCCCAGCTGTCATCAAGGGTCGTGCGTCGAAGCACCATCTCATCGTCCGTGAACGACTCCATCACCACCCTGCCGCTTGGCAGCATCAGCGCGGCGTGGCGCACAAGTGTTGCGGCAGACGCCTCTTCTGCAGGAGGCGCGAACGGCTCCGCAGCGGAATGCACTGcctccaccagcggcgcGTCCATCGTTTCTGCTGGGGTGTAATCTGTTGCCAAGGGAATTGCGGCCGACACAGTGTAAGTCTGATGCTTGTTTagccgtgctgcagcaagCTTTGCGTGCTTCTTGATCTTCTGCTTCGCCGCCTGGCGCCGCGCAGGagatggggaagaggaggcaacTGGCGGGAGGTCCTCTGCGGGGGCCGCGACTGCTGCTTGCGCTGGTGACATTAGAAATTCTGCACACGGCTGCGTCTCTGGCGACTGCACTGCTTCCTTGTTCACAGGTGCTGTTGAGCATGCCTCAGTCACCTCGggtgtcgccgtcgtcgtcgtcgcctcgACGTTCATCTCCTCGACCTCCGCTGCTGGGGCGGCCTCTCCCACCGTCTGCTGCTCGGTCGCTGCGGGAGCGTCTGTTTTCGCCACAGCCGtcatcgcctccacctcgtgcggtggtggtgcaccgATTTCTGCGCCGACTTCCTCCGCAGACGGAGTCGCTTCGGCAGCCGAGGACGACGCCTCCGCACTCACAACTTCATCGATCGCATCcgtgacggtggtggcgaggtGCGGCAACGACGACTTCCCATAAAGGCGCTTCTTTGCACTCCCGCGCTTGCCTGCTTGCTTTGCCTTGCGAATCGCCTTCAGCATGTCCCGCACATTTGTGAAGCGGATCACCTTCCGCTGGGCAGGGGCGGGCGGTTGTGCgtgcgccgcggctgcctctGAGGCAGGCGCTGCGTCCCCAATACAAAAGGCGTCGACCGCCTCAAAGGGAGTCTCCTCCGCCGAGGTGGTCGCGGtgggctgctgctccgccatcggctgcggcgcctcgGTGGATGCCtcttccactgctgctgtggcagagGCAGCCTCGCTTCCGGTGTTCAGGGCGCGCTGCGGTGTTGCCGTTTCCTCTGCCACTGCAGTTAAATCGGCATCCACCATCGTGTCATCACCTGCCACTTGAAGCGAAGAGTGGATCGCCGCCACACCTGCATGCGACTGAGGAACGGCAGGTTGCACTTcccccgcagcggcggtcgtCTCTgtgaccaccgccgccgcctccaccctgGCGAGGTTGGCAGTCGGCACCTCCTCGAGGGCAGTGAAGAAGCGCTTCTTGGGCGACGGCGTCATGCGGATCCTCCTGCTCTTAGGTGCCCCACGCCCATGACCCACCAGGCGTTGCTCCTCTACTGAGGCTGTGGGGAGGGCTGTACTCTTCGTTGTCTCTGTGAGACATTCTGCCGGTTCCACCGCTGCGGTTCCCCAAGCGGTAGATGCCCCTGGTGGAGGCTGCGAAGCCTCGGCCGCGGGTGGGTCGGCGATAGCCTCAACCGCAGCCGTTGTCTTTCGCTCTGTGCACATCTCCGGTACAGCCTTCACCGACTCCGTCTGCGCTGtgctcaccgccgccggctgCGGTGTCTCGGTGACTTCCACTGCTTCCACAACGGAGGTAGCAGCTGAGGCATCTGTCAGCGCGGTCGCGCCCTCTTGCTCTGTCGCTGGCGTAGGAAACACCCGTCGTGGCGCCACTGGAGGGCGGAAGCGCTTTGGGATGCGGTTGTACGCCGCCAGCTCGCGCCGCCGAATCGCTGCGGCAGTAAGGCGCTTCACCTTTGAGCTCTGCGGCTTTGAGTGACCTCGCttgcgcacagcagcgggagGAGCGACCGCCTCCACGGGCGGAACTGCCTCTGTTGTCGCGACCGTCTCGCCAGCGGACTCTGCAGGAGCGGCGACTTCGGCTCCCTGAACAGACTCCGTCACTGCAGCTAACGTCGCCTCAGCAATTGGCGTCGCAAGCGTAGACGCAGTGGACTCAGAAGGAAGCTTCTCTGTAGCTGTCAGTGCCTCTTCCACTGCGGTCCGCGGCGGGAGCCTTCCCCGTCTTCTGCTGCGACGCCTCACCATTCCCTGCGTGGCTGTCGGTTTTGCCAACACTGCCTCTGCCACGGCTACCGCCGCAGCTGGAGGGACTGCCGCGGCCTCCACCGTCGGTGCCGTCGGTGCCGTCGGCTCCACTACCGCTATCGTAGCTGCGGTGCCAGTGTCGTTCAGAGTCACTGCAGCACTCGGATCTGCAGGCACAGTTAAGGTCTCCTGAATCGGCAGAGTTGCGTCGCTCGCTGGGGGGTCGTCCAGCTCTGCAAAGAAGcgcttccttttcttcgaGATGCGGCTCATGGTGGCACGGCCCATTGatgcgacggtggcggcagaggtCATCTCTGGTGCCGTGAGTGGAGGGGATGAGGGCGCAGAACGTTGCGGAAGCTCCACCAAAGGCGCCCCCACGACGGGTGGAGTTGGAACCGCGGACGTCTCGGGAATGGTGAGCGTAGCTGCATTGAAGACAGGTGCTTTTTTGgtcacggctgctgctgctgccagcgtTGCTTCAAGTGTAGTTTCGGCAGGAAGAAGGGCGCCACTGCTGTTCGTGGGGTTTCCCGTTGCCCCTCTCGCAGGCTTCTTTGAAATGCGGTGAGTTGCCATgcgacgcgcagcagccggagCAGGCAGATCATCAGCGACGGCGGAGGTCTTCTCGGTCACTTCTTCCAccacagctgctggcgtcACAGGTGGAGCGAGAGGCGGAGCCTCGCGCGCCGGAAGTGCCGCCGTCCCCGCTTCGACGGCGCCACGTGGGGCCACTGCAGCGTCAGAGGTCAGAAGATGTCTTTTCGAGGAAGCGAGTGGCGTTGCTTcggctgctggtgcggtCACACTGTCATCCAGTTCTGCGAAGAACTTCCGTTTCTTCGGAATGCGGCTGATAGTGGCGCGGTGGGGAATGGTGatcggcgctggtgctggaaGGGGCGCCACCTCCGTAGCAGCTGTTGGTTCCGTTAGCTCTGACGCGGTGAAGTTCGCTTGCGTGATGTTTGGCTGTGCTGCAACCGAGATCGGCTTAACTGCAGCCTCAGTTGCCGGcgcccccgctgctgcggtagACGCCATCTCTGAAGTCCGTGCAGGAGCGGACGGCTGAAACAACTTGGAGAAACTGAtcgcctgctgcggtgcggaAATGTTTCTGTGGTGCTTGGCTTTGCGCGCAAGAGCCGCCGTCGCGTGTCGCTTAGCACGCAGTCGTCTGCGGTGTGCACTGATGGCTGCTCGTGCTGACTGTACCGATGGCACTGCTGACACTGAAGCAGCTGTTGTCAGCGCTTTACCAGCGGGCACTGCAGAGGCACTTGTGGCTACGGGAGCCGCCTTCACGTCAGCCAGAACCTGCGCCTCTGTAGTGTGCTCTACTGTACGGAGAGTCGAAGCAGGTGTGGAATcaggtgctgccgctgccggggtttcagcggcagcagtcgcTCCGGGCTCCGCCGAAGTGGCCTCTGGTTTCACACACGCGGCGAGAGGGGGCTCCACACACGTTGGCGGTTTCGCCGCAGGGGCGGTCGCAccgggcggcggcactgccggCGAGGCCACTGCCACTCGATTAGCCGGGGAGGGCTGCGCTACATGGCGCCGATCTACACCAAGGAGGTGAAGACGCTTGGCGCGAGATCGGCGCGGTGCCATTATGTCGATAGAAAGACAGTGAACAGGTaacccccacacccacacacacacagtcagATTTGCAAACGAGTATGTGCCGATAAATTTGACAACACTGTCGGGAGTCGTGGCGTgtgatgtgcgtgcgtgccgtcGGCGGAGACTCAAATCGATGCGTCTgtaggaggaggggaggggaggggaggggaggtgtttctatgaggggaggggaggtggttGGCCTCGATGTCTATGGGGTAGGAGGGGAAGTGATGTGTGTTAGGCGGGTTGATCGCAGACGTACACGCGGACACGCCGTACAGCCTGTGAAAAGGGGTCTATGCAGATTctgaggagaggaagacacacacagcacaGGGCACACGCAACAGAGTTGACAGCTGCTTGCTCGGATGGATGAGAGCGGTGGCTGGGCAGGGAAAGTTCCAACAAAAGAGTTGAGGTTGTGTATCGTAGGCGTCTTCTCTGCACTGTTTCCTCCTCGCTGATGCTCCTTTACAGGGGACTTTGCAGGCACGTGCGAGTGATGTCGCCGAGTCgcggagggaagggaagagagaggagaggagaggagaggagaggagaggagaggagaggagagaaccGCAGTGGGGATAGTTTGTAGTGCGTGGCAGAGGCATTCCGTcagagcgtgtgtgttgtctCGCTCACCGGTAACAttcgcggtggtggctggcGCGACACCTCAACCAGGCAAACAAGCAGAAACCCCCCAAAAACAGCATCGCCTGAAAAGTCACCGagacacgtacacacgcgcaacTGTGCTTCGACAGAAGGTGTTTTGGCCCGGTCAGCGTAGCAGACCCACATCGCCTTCGTGCCGCTGAAGTTAAACATGATAACTGATCAATCCTGGGTGCGACCTATTGGTTCAATAATGATGCGCTGCTCTGGCGCTTGCCGTTGTTCTGCAGATCGGGGGCTCCATTCTACGCACCacgacacacgcacaggcacacgcctTCACGTTCGAGGACGGGACGAGCCGCCGTGTtaggagggaagggggacgGAAGTGGAGAGGGATGTCAATGATAGCGGTGGGGAGCGGCGACCAAACAGAGGAGTCATCGGATTGCACGTACTACTGTgcagaagcacacgcagagatgCGTAGTGCCAGACGCACAGAAGAGAAGACCTCAGAGAACGAACTCACGCAAAAAACAATAGCGAGctagaaaagagaagggcggcACGGGGCCGAACAGCCCTACACGCGTGCATCGGTACATCGAGACGAgacgtgctggtgcgccatTGACTTTTGCTTTCAAGCGTGCAGGCATGCCCATTCGCACATCAGATGCGACCCACAATCGTCTTCatagtgtgtgtgtgtgtgtgtgactctTTGCTCTTCTGAAgtaaagaggaggagagaggagccgAGGGAGGGTgatgagggagggagagagactgAGCCACAGGCACACTTGCGAGCTTTTCAGCTACACTGGAGAAGAATGGAATaggcaggaggagaggggagagagagacccccacacccacacccgcaaGCACAGATGTGATggagaagagcagcaaagaCTTTCAACCCCTGTGCCCGCCCCCTGCCCGCCCGCTTTTCTTGGGGgcttttttccccttgcATCTTTGCGCGCTATTGCTTGCACTTATAGAAGACTCACACGCAGAACTTAAGCACACCTACACAACTAATCAAAGCCGCACCTACGCcgaagaaacaaaagaaatGCGAGACGCCCAGACAGAcgcttcacacacacactttaGTAAACGTGGGGATGCCCCCCTCCTGTGTGCTACTGCTGTGTGTAGGACTGCCCACCACTTTGCGCGTCGACTTTGAGCAGCAAACTGCGTACCCCCAAAATGGGCCGCATTGCGACGTGTTTGGCCCCCTCGAGTGAGTCACGCCCATCCACATGCAGAgagacgctgcgcagcacccccCCGTGACCATACACTTATGCAGACGAGCAGGGCACACCACCATGCGCACGCTGGTTAAAACAGAGTCACCATCCCAAGCGATTACACCAACagtcacccccccccccccccacatacacacacaccgaatAAACAAGGGAAGAGcgccaaagagagagggccacACAGAGCCAAATGATTCCTTTTTGTTCTTTGTTTCTGAGGGTGGGCGGGAGGGGGTCGGAGACCTCCGTGCCGCCACAGAACATCTACAGCAACTACGGGGGAAAGGCAAATCCTGTCGCTAGCTGAAGATGACCACAGAAGAACACGCGCGTATCTAAATCATCCTCGCACCCTGAGAGCGATGTACGGCAAAAGACGTGAGcaaaaaacaaagagaggcaaCGGAGGCAGGCAGCGTGGGGGGTAGCAGGTGCACGGACAGCACGAAAtaggagaagagagcgaggagaggagtGGAGAAGGGGACGCCACGAACAGCTTCTATCGTTCCCGAGttcccttcttcttctctctctctgaacACATCACAACgcggaaggaggaagagcggaggggaaagggaataagaggaaagcgagaggaagaaaaatgAAACAGTGATACATGCAAGTACACGTACACATACACGTACACGTACACCGTCTCAGCGGAACGCATTGGGCCTATAGGCATCAGCTTGTGCATAGGCTTGCGCGTGGACACGTTTCGAGAACATGTCAGCCCGCGGGGTTGCACAGAACCTGCAAAGAAACAGCCATAGTGGGGCACGCGTCTAATCCCACGTGAGTTCGCAAACATCAGCCCCCCAAGAACAAAGGAAAGCTAACAACAAATAAGAGAGGTGATTATGATTCActggtgtgggtgtgcggtgtgcggtgtgggggtgtgtaCCGGTCTCACCACACCGCCTTCACTCCTCATGCGACTCCCTCCACTTTTCGCGAAGTGAGGAACGCTGTGTGAGGTCGATCCCTCATctcccaccccccacacactcacgcacagcagaggaaacgacagcgagagagagagagagaccaatGGTCAGCTGACAGCCATTCGAGTGGATGTCCCCAcaggcaaaggagaagacagtagaacaaaaaagggggggcggggggcaTGATTTCACCGTGTCACCGGTGAGATCTCATCACTCTTGCCGAGTTGGATTCTGCACCCCACGCTATTGCCCTCTACTGCACTCCGCTACTTTATGGCCCACTTGTCACCGTGAAGCTGGGGGCAGCCATGATGAGGTCCTCGTCAGGCTCTGGAACGGTGTAGCGGGCGGTGTGGCGGAACCGGCTCGGGTCCGCAAGGGGGCTCTTCATCTCCCCGGTCACATTCCAGATGGACGACGTCGAGCCACGGGTGAGGTCGCCACTGCTGATGCTCCTGTCCGGTGGCATGCCAGTGTGCTTCGCGTACCCCATCATGTTGTTGACGGGACTGCCTACGCTGTAGAGCTGGCTGCGATGACCGAGGCTGTAGAGGTTGTCGTAGCTGCTGTAGTACTGCGCTTCGGTGTGATCGATGTGCGAGGTcagggggagagggccaCGGGATGGGTTACGCGGGTAGCGCATCGAGACGATGTCACCGCTCGACTGTGAGGACCGGATGGCTGGTCCACTCGCAGACACAGTATACCCGCCGCCGGTGTTGAGGGCGGGCGACGAGTAGGCACTCGTGCTCCCACTGGTGACGTGGGTGTACTGCCCCGGCATGTTGTTGCTTCCGGTGCCGGTGCCAGAGGGGTTCGTGCGGCGCATGATCTCTGCCTGGGTCTTCTGCCAGCGGCCCCACGGGGTGCACTCAGGGCTCTTGTCCGCGTAGCTCACTTGAATGTAGCGTActttgttttcctcctcgtctggtgaagagaaggtgaagacgTTGTGCAGTGCTGCGATGGCTGCGTCCGCTTCCGTGGTCGTCTCGTACCAAACAAACGCTGTTGGGATGCGGCGCTCCTCGTTGGGGGTCACCGTAGTCGAGTGGCGCACAATGTTGAGGTGCAGAATCTTGCCATAGCAGCTGAACACAGGGTACAGGTCCTGCTCCGTAACGTAGGGCTCCAGCTGACCTACGAAGATGCGCGCTTTTGACTGAGACACGGCGTACCTCGACGGGCGAACGTTATGCGACATGGCTGGGGTGTctgtggtgggtgggcgaggagagaaggcTGTGACGTCCGAGGCGGTCAACTCGGTTCACTATGCAGCACCCAGGCACGTCCAGGTACGCAGGAGAAACGAACAAGGACTTAGAGAGGAAAGttagaaagagagagagagtagtGTAGCCGCTCTGGTTCGTGAATTCAAACCACCACTGCTTCAGCGCACGCCCGAACGTAAAGGTAGTTTAGCCGAGACAGAAAAGTAAACAGAAGTGTGCCCAATTCTACAAACCCGCGAAT from Leishmania braziliensis MHOM/BR/75/M2904 complete genome, chromosome 31 includes these protein-coding regions:
- a CDS encoding kinetoplast-associated protein-like protein codes for the protein MAPRRSRAKRLHLLGVDRRHVAQPSPANRVAVASPAVPPPGATAPAAKPPTCVEPPLAACVKPEATSAEPGATAAAETPAAAAPDSTPASTLRTVEHTTEAQVLADVKAAPVATSASAVPAGKALTTAASVSAVPSVQSARAAISAHRRRLRAKRHATAALARKAKHHRNISAPQQAISFSKLFQPSAPARTSEMASTAAAGAPATEAAVKPISVAAQPNITQANFTASELTEPTAATEVAPLPAPAPITIPHRATISRIPKKRKFFAELDDSVTAPAAEATPLASSKRHLLTSDAAVAPRGAVEAGTAALPAREAPPLAPPVTPAAVVEEVTEKTSAVADDLPAPAAARRMATHRISKKPARGATGNPTNSSGALLPAETTLEATLAAAAAVTKKAPVFNAATLTIPETSAVPTPPVVGAPLVELPQRSAPSSPPLTAPEMTSAATVASMGRATMSRISKKRKRFFAELDDPPASDATLPIQETLTVPADPSAAVTLNDTGTAATIAVVEPTAPTAPTVEAAAVPPAAAVAVAEAVLAKPTATQGMVRRRSRRRGRLPPRTAVEEALTATEKLPSESTASTLATPIAEATLAAVTESVQGAEVAAPAESAGETVATTEAVPPVEAVAPPAAVRKRGHSKPQSSKVKRLTAAAIRRRELAAYNRIPKRFRPPVAPRRVFPTPATEQEGATALTDASAATSVVEAVEVTETPQPAAVSTAQTESVKAVPEMCTERKTTAAVEAIADPPAAEASQPPPGASTAWGTAAVEPAECLTETTKSTALPTASVEEQRLVGHGRGAPKSRRIRMTPSPKKRFFTALEEVPTANLARVEAAAVVTETTAAAGEVQPAVPQSHAGVAAIHSSLQVAGDDTMVDADLTAVAEETATPQRALNTGSEAASATAAVEEASTEAPQPMAEQQPTATTSAEETPFEAVDAFCIGDAAPASEAAAAHAQPPAPAQRKVIRFTNVRDMLKAIRKAKQAGKRGSAKKRLYGKSSLPHLATTVTDAIDEVVSAEASSSAAEATPSAEEVGAEIGAPPPHEVEAMTAVAKTDAPAATEQQTVGEAAPAAEVEEMNVEATTTTATPEVTEACSTAPVNKEAVQSPETQPCAEFLMSPAQAAVAAPAEDLPPVASSSPSPARRQAAKQKIKKHAKLAAARLNKHQTYTVSAAIPLATDYTPAETMDAPLVEAVHSAAEPFAPPAEEASAATLVRHAALMLPSGRVVMESFTDDEMVLRRTTLDDSWDVGLRFDWQERTLTISSFPTFEETDKRAAHPFVQRFKSRPRWLLMEVNEASAAHMKRALDSMNRSLTARFVFRHLR